In Chryseobacterium turcicum, a single window of DNA contains:
- a CDS encoding COG1470 family protein has product MPFLSRRFLFTLFIVLFSCIYINAQKTESNVIMEIEQENSTSYSRILNMVVSVQNLNSTNFSGKIQFTYPKGFKVITGDEPLIELKPNEKKYLPVRIILPSDAEAGSSPIKVRLLDQLGNFITERIKEHIIEINNDLNLSLLTTSIYRSSSQEPLLIKVRVGNTGNISQDITLVCKIPDPENGNQFLEQQALINVKKDSTFVFTYQPSKSLSRLSSFTINVSGFRNPDKEIFNTSTILVQNISSVQKYQDPQFSNFTEDSKNQITTLYRRIGDNADMYQLTGSGGFNLPSGFLNMKGNIAFFNNQRQPLVTNTNITLEQGNNQYTIGSINKFLEMPLAGRGVEYSHTFKKNTKLEVGFIDQNFNLIERNTFLKNGYGFFTRGTMNINNSSKTISAGYNYRYDPYEKTSHHILGTETHYTFDKVWMVNAKVNAGLSSYESQDLLKPSFSAESNYTGAFKDYNLNGIYFFSSGYYPGNRRGSVQLQQNISKSYKNYNYFGNITYSNFSPKYYFFDRPQASENVRMEMGTKFPNSKNFSFGLLYQFQNEKSNSYNNFFGNLNSNEFRELTTHRLVEQISWSHTKTKQYASLTFDTGLAKYPLNDNLKFQMKLNGNYSFKKFNINTIYQSGSYYLSEYALSHLISDNTDYKKLSVSLFYNSNFIKDKVNVSTGLSYIDDIIYGKSPSAFFNAKYSSKNFNVFMNSSWYKYSLGDLANNIITFELGLTLNLKNSVLSPYKKAKIQVFTFYDENNNNIFDLGENPANDYIVNINNTALKTTTDGMATYKSVPFGKYKLKQHIQQGWYYDETDFNVDSHTYLLHIPLHQNGTLLGNISFDYNAKTALEFEHRASSVTFKILKGNEVVQKLESDDQGKITSFLPTGSYTIFIDTSSLPPNTYCETQSFDINVKAGEMVVVPDFIIKVREKKVNKKTFSN; this is encoded by the coding sequence ATGCCTTTTTTAAGCAGAAGATTTTTGTTCACCCTTTTTATCGTTTTATTCAGTTGTATTTATATCAATGCGCAAAAAACTGAGTCGAATGTGATCATGGAAATTGAGCAGGAAAATTCAACATCTTATTCTAGGATTCTGAATATGGTTGTAAGTGTTCAGAATTTGAATTCTACTAATTTCAGTGGAAAAATTCAGTTTACCTATCCAAAAGGATTTAAAGTGATTACAGGTGACGAACCTTTAATAGAACTAAAACCCAACGAAAAAAAATATTTACCTGTAAGAATAATCTTACCTTCTGATGCTGAAGCAGGATCATCTCCTATAAAAGTTCGGCTGCTTGATCAGCTTGGGAATTTTATAACCGAAAGAATTAAAGAACATATTATTGAGATTAATAATGATCTGAATTTATCTTTATTAACAACCTCCATCTACAGATCTTCTAGCCAAGAGCCTTTATTAATAAAAGTGAGAGTAGGTAATACAGGAAATATCTCTCAGGATATTACTTTGGTATGCAAAATTCCTGATCCTGAAAATGGGAATCAATTTTTGGAGCAACAAGCTTTAATTAATGTAAAAAAAGATTCTACTTTTGTATTTACTTATCAACCTTCTAAAAGCCTATCTAGATTATCTAGCTTTACAATAAACGTTTCAGGTTTCAGAAATCCAGATAAAGAAATATTCAATACATCGACTATTTTGGTACAAAATATTTCCAGCGTTCAAAAATATCAAGATCCACAATTTAGTAATTTTACCGAAGACTCCAAAAATCAGATTACAACTTTATACAGGAGAATTGGAGACAATGCCGATATGTATCAGTTGACTGGTTCGGGTGGCTTCAACTTACCTTCCGGTTTTCTTAATATGAAAGGGAATATTGCATTTTTCAACAATCAGCGACAGCCTTTGGTAACCAATACCAATATTACCCTTGAGCAAGGTAATAATCAATATACAATTGGAAGTATCAATAAGTTTTTAGAGATGCCTTTGGCGGGAAGAGGGGTAGAATATAGTCATACTTTCAAAAAAAACACCAAACTGGAGGTTGGATTTATTGATCAGAATTTTAACCTTATTGAAAGAAATACCTTTTTAAAAAACGGCTATGGCTTTTTCACCAGAGGAACAATGAATATAAACAATAGCTCAAAAACTATTTCGGCAGGTTATAATTATCGCTATGACCCTTATGAGAAAACTAGCCATCACATTTTGGGAACAGAAACCCATTATACCTTTGATAAGGTCTGGATGGTGAATGCAAAAGTAAATGCCGGATTAAGTTCTTACGAATCTCAGGATTTGCTAAAACCATCGTTCTCTGCTGAATCTAACTATACCGGTGCTTTTAAAGATTATAATCTTAACGGAATTTACTTTTTCAGTTCTGGATATTATCCTGGAAACCGACGAGGAAGCGTACAGCTACAGCAGAATATTTCAAAGAGCTATAAAAACTATAATTATTTTGGTAATATTACCTACTCTAATTTTTCACCAAAATATTACTTTTTCGACAGACCTCAAGCTTCTGAAAACGTTAGAATGGAGATGGGAACTAAATTTCCCAATAGTAAAAATTTTAGTTTTGGCCTTTTATATCAGTTTCAAAACGAAAAATCTAACAGCTACAATAATTTCTTTGGAAACTTAAACTCTAATGAATTTCGAGAATTAACAACGCATAGATTGGTCGAACAAATTTCATGGTCACATACCAAAACAAAACAATATGCATCACTTACATTCGATACAGGTTTAGCAAAATATCCACTTAATGACAATCTAAAATTTCAAATGAAGTTGAATGGAAATTACAGCTTCAAAAAATTTAACATTAATACAATTTACCAATCGGGAAGTTATTATTTATCTGAATATGCATTATCTCATTTAATCTCGGATAACACCGATTATAAAAAACTTTCAGTTTCGCTTTTCTACAATAGTAATTTCATCAAAGACAAAGTTAACGTAAGTACAGGATTATCTTATATAGACGATATAATCTATGGGAAATCTCCTTCCGCATTTTTTAATGCGAAGTATAGTAGCAAAAATTTCAATGTATTTATGAACTCTTCTTGGTATAAATATTCGCTAGGAGACTTGGCAAATAATATTATAACATTTGAACTTGGTTTAACATTGAATTTAAAAAACTCAGTATTGAGCCCTTACAAAAAAGCAAAAATTCAGGTGTTTACTTTTTATGACGAAAACAACAACAATATTTTTGATTTGGGAGAAAACCCCGCTAATGACTACATCGTCAATATTAATAATACAGCGTTAAAAACTACCACAGACGGAATGGCAACCTATAAGAGTGTGCCTTTCGGAAAATATAAACTAAAACAGCATATTCAGCAAGGCTGGTATTATGATGAAACTGATTTTAATGTTGATTCTCACACCTATCTTTTGCATATTCCGCTTCATCAAAACGGAACGCTTTTAGGTAATATATCTTTTGATTACAATGCGAAAACGGCATTGGAATTTGAGCATAGAGCGTCTTCTGTAACATTCAAAATTCTTAAAGGGAATGAGGTTGTACAAAAATTAGAAAGTGATGACCAAGGGAAAATAACCTCTTTTTTACCTACAGGCAGTTACACAATTTTTATTGATACCTCTAGCCTTCCTCCCAATACATATTGCGAAACTCAAAGCTTTGATATTAATGTAAAAGCCGGAGAAATGGTAGTTGTTCCTGATTTCATTATTAAAGTAAGAGAGAAAAAAGTGAATAAAAAAACGTTCAGCAATTAA